A section of the Passer domesticus isolate bPasDom1 chromosome 17, bPasDom1.hap1, whole genome shotgun sequence genome encodes:
- the CRYBA4 gene encoding beta-crystallin A4, producing the protein MEASRAFCYPSCLLWAALGAASTARLPAGRWARRGSHPSRPGRWAGFEHCGFQGQQFVLERGEYPCWEAWSGSNAYHVERMCSFRPIACADHGRSRLMLFEEENFQGKRAEMSDDCPSLPALGWGSSTVGSFLVRSGAWVCSQYPGYRGFQYLLESDSPAGEYKHVREWGSHAQTGQVQSIRRVQQ; encoded by the exons ATGGAGGCCTCCAGAGCCTTTTGCTACCCGAGCTGCCTCCTGtgggcagcgctgggtgcagcgAGCACAGCCCGGCTGCCAGCGGGGCGGTGGGCGCGCCGGGGGTCTCACCCCTCCCGCCCCGGCAGGTGGGCAGGCTTCGAGCACTGCGGCTTCCAGGGGCAGCAGTTCGTGCTGGAGCGCGGCGAGTACCCGTGCTGGGAGGCGTGGAGCGGCAGCAACGCCTACCACGTGGAGAGGATGTGCTCCTTCCGCCCCATCGCCTGCGCC GACCACGGACGGAGCAGGCTGATGCTCTTTGAGGAGGAGAACTTCCAGGGCAAGCGGGCGGAGATGAGCGACGACTGCCCCTCGCTGCccgccctgggctggggcagcagcaccgTGGGCTCCTTCCTTGTCCGCTCCGGCGC GTGGGTCTGCTCGCAGTACCCGGGCTACCGGGGCTTTCAGTACCTCCTGGAGAGCGACAGCCCCGCGGGCGAGTACAAACACGTGCGGGAGTGGGGGTCCCACGCGCAGACGGGCCAGGTCCAGTCCATCCGCAGGGTGCAGCAGTGA
- the CRYBB1 gene encoding beta-crystallin B1: MSETTKPAAPGQAVDDKEKAAPAPTPSLDPAPVANSKGEEPSPEAFRIVVFDQENFQGRQMEFTAECLNLADRGFDRVRSVIVTSGPWVAYEQANMRGEMFILEKGEYPRWDTWSSSYRSDCFMSMRPIKMEAEDHKISLYESADFKGNKMEIQEDDVPSLWAYGFCDRVGSVQVPSGTWVGYQYPGYRGYQYLFETGDFRHWNEWSAFQPQIQSIRRIRDMQWDQKGTFVTPDAPSD, from the exons ATGTCTGAGACCACAAAACCCGCTGCTCCCGGCCAGGCTGTGGATGACAAGGagaaggcagctcctgctccaactCCATCCCTCGACCCTGCTCCTGTCGCAAACAGCAAGGGCGAGGAGCCCTCCCCAGAAGCCTTCAGG ATTGTTGTCTTCGACCAGGAGAACttccagggcaggcagatggAGTTCACCGCCGAGTGCCTGAACCTGGCTGACCGCGGCTTCGACCGGGTGCGCAGTGTCATTGTCACCTCCGGACC CTGGGTGGCCTACGAGCAGGCCAACATGCGTGGGGAGatgttcatcctggagaagggcGAGTACCCTCGCTGGGACACCTGGTCCAGCAGCTACCGGAGTGACTGCTTCATGTCCATGCGTCCCATCAAAATG GAGGCTGAGGACCACAAAATCTCCCTCTACGAGTCTGCTGACTTCAAGGGCAACAAGATGGAAATCCAGGAGGACGACgtgcccagcctctgggctTATGGCTTCTGCGACCGCGTGGGCAGCGTGCAGGTGCCCAGTGGAAC ctGGGTCGGGTACCAGTACCCTGGCTACAGAGGCTACCAGTACCTCTTTGAGACCGGAGACTTCCGACACTGGAATGAGTGGTCTGCCTTCCAGCCCCAGATCCAGTCCATCCGCCGCATCCGGGACATGCAGTGGGACCAGAAGGGCACCTTTGTCACCCCTGACGCGCCCTCCGACTGA